One Candidatus Binatia bacterium DNA segment encodes these proteins:
- a CDS encoding polyprenyl synthetase family protein, which translates to MIPASTTSVARLDPGGPSSPVELVADELQVVEDRILDLLDSKEVLLTRVGHSLIASGGKRIRPALALLVFRAAGGTEPADTIDVGAAIELIHSATLLHDDILDSGTVRRGQPSPYAQFGLTPTLVGGDFLFAKAFSVAGRFDAKVVGWAAEACVQLCEGEMLQNRYRRNPEVVLENYLTIAHCKTASLFRQSARIGAHFAKMDPAAVDTLARFGDEIGVGFQMVDDLLDVVGPEEIIGKPVGSDLREGAPALPTVLALASHAEVAEVFTKDNPSKTDVENALSALRQSDILDQVREMARSRIRSALACLDTLPDSIYRGALEQVTRDLLDRTS; encoded by the coding sequence ATGATACCTGCTTCCACGACATCCGTAGCCCGGCTCGATCCCGGGGGACCCAGTTCACCTGTAGAGCTGGTTGCCGACGAACTTCAAGTGGTCGAGGACCGAATTCTGGATCTTCTCGATTCCAAGGAAGTCTTGCTCACTCGAGTCGGGCATTCGCTGATTGCCTCCGGGGGGAAGCGGATTCGCCCGGCGCTGGCTCTGTTGGTGTTTCGTGCCGCTGGCGGCACGGAACCCGCTGATACCATCGACGTGGGCGCAGCGATCGAGCTGATTCACTCGGCGACCCTGCTGCACGACGATATCCTTGATTCTGGCACTGTCAGACGTGGGCAGCCCTCTCCCTATGCCCAGTTCGGCCTCACGCCGACCCTCGTTGGCGGAGATTTCCTTTTTGCCAAGGCATTCAGTGTCGCTGGCCGCTTCGACGCGAAAGTCGTGGGCTGGGCTGCCGAAGCCTGTGTCCAGCTCTGCGAAGGCGAGATGCTCCAGAACCGCTACCGCCGCAACCCGGAAGTCGTGCTGGAAAACTACCTGACCATTGCGCACTGCAAGACAGCCTCCCTTTTTCGTCAATCGGCCCGGATCGGAGCCCATTTTGCAAAAATGGACCCTGCAGCTGTGGACACTCTGGCAAGATTCGGAGACGAAATCGGCGTCGGCTTTCAAATGGTCGATGATCTCCTCGACGTCGTCGGTCCGGAAGAAATTATCGGGAAACCTGTCGGTTCAGACCTGCGGGAAGGCGCCCCGGCGCTGCCCACCGTGCTCGCACTGGCCTCGCACGCCGAGGTCGCCGAGGTCTTCACCAAGGACAACCCGAGCAAAACTGATGTAGAGAATGCGCTTTCCGCACTGCGTCAATCCGATATCCTCGATCAGGTTCGGGAGATGGCCCGGTCGCGGATCCGTTCGGCTCTGGCCTGCCTCGATACTTTGCCGGACTCGATCTATCGCGGCGCCCTCGAGCAAGTGACCCGCGACCTCCTCGACCGTACCTCCTGA
- the moaA gene encoding GTP 3',8-cyclase MoaA, which yields MPLDRFHREIDYLRISLTDHCNLRCVYCMPLGEVPYADREEILTADEIESVVTAAAGVGFRRIRFTGGEPTLRPDLVEIVSRCSSVDGINDVAMTTNGILLPPLAEALREAGLDRVNIHVDSLREDSLPKLMRRGTAAAIRAGIEAAVEAGFSPLKLNCVVTGGLNDTEVVDLALLTRDNDWHVRFIELMPLGGGECAEVSRSRFVSNVDTQARIETALGRLEALPRVNPADESANYQASGFRGVIGFISPVSAPYCGTCNRMRLTSDGRFHLCLLHDDELDVRRALRAGANTEKIGEILLHAVGAKPTGHALERGVEPLQRAMHHLGG from the coding sequence ATGCCCCTCGATCGCTTTCATCGCGAGATCGATTACCTTCGAATCTCCCTCACGGACCACTGCAACCTCCGATGCGTCTACTGCATGCCCCTCGGGGAGGTACCCTATGCGGACCGTGAGGAAATTCTGACGGCGGACGAGATCGAGTCGGTAGTGACCGCTGCGGCCGGCGTCGGTTTTCGGCGCATACGTTTCACCGGCGGGGAACCCACACTACGCCCGGATCTCGTCGAAATTGTGTCGCGCTGCAGCTCCGTCGACGGAATTAACGATGTCGCCATGACGACCAATGGAATCCTGCTCCCACCATTGGCAGAAGCCCTTCGTGAAGCGGGGTTGGATCGAGTGAATATTCACGTGGACAGCTTGCGCGAAGATTCGCTGCCCAAGCTGATGCGGCGCGGCACGGCAGCGGCCATTCGTGCCGGCATCGAAGCCGCGGTCGAGGCCGGATTCTCGCCGCTCAAACTCAATTGTGTGGTGACAGGTGGGCTCAATGATACCGAGGTCGTGGATCTGGCTTTGCTCACCCGCGATAACGATTGGCACGTGCGCTTCATCGAGCTGATGCCGCTGGGCGGCGGGGAGTGTGCCGAAGTTTCCCGCAGCAGATTTGTCTCGAACGTCGATACGCAAGCCCGGATCGAGACGGCTCTCGGCCGCCTGGAAGCCCTCCCCCGCGTGAATCCGGCAGACGAATCCGCGAACTATCAGGCATCAGGATTTCGTGGCGTTATCGGCTTTATCAGTCCGGTTTCGGCTCCCTATTGTGGAACTTGCAATCGAATGAGGCTTACCTCTGACGGGCGTTTTCATCTTTGTTTGCTTCACGATGACGAGCTCGATGTGCGACGAGCCCTGCGAGCCGGAGCCAATACGGAAAAGATTGGCGAAATTCTCCTGCATGCCGTCGGGGCAAAGCCGACCGGACACGCTCTGGAACGCGGCGTGGAGCCGCTCCAGCGCGCCATGCATCACCTCGGCGGTTGA
- a CDS encoding penicillin acylase family protein → MSEHESGGSGGRFGNWPKRLGPDRPADGGAGKAPPRGPGWGQGSRFGASPQPDPALPPEKTLPVESPQPKRRRKKAEPKHPRHTVPVISAKVTIHRDKQGTAHIRAKQEHDAWAALGFCCGEDRLWQMDVLRRIAWGRASEVFGQDWLLHDSLVRTAGVGRRATAAAQRIQGLAHEMLAAYAGGVNAARATGQPPEATALEYEVAPWTVADSLALELYWAWSSSCRVWPEKLRAALGQGDETAGAQPDPREALWARLDPRVASLAAELRVAELPGSLGFVTPAGKAAQLATQFNGPPGALGLPYAAHLRSPEIDITGLVIPGTPIFIAGRNKTIAWSASAVVTDDVDLVMEELDGIGNFRAAGGREKAARRQELVRVRGGDDRRIEVVETRHGPLLSGLASQFHGAPEDTRISIAVRWGLNSLGTSQSGWLALARAANVAQAKEASRLLGSGPLAFELLVADHEGQEARYRAGRVPIRSAANDLPVRGWHGESRWSGAVFLSYEVGAAAGKEGKLSRLRESEAPANHRLRRILAGEELDGPGAALVLSDVADDQAETVAAMLNRHLDPASLGAQSLSAWNGAAVPDSAGAAFFWVLVLKYLAKALCSERELQKLGRAPTELMAILVAEGRVENAEPALVRDAAARTEEFLLASCGSEWRWERVCQVDREHILGSMELFSSAGLPARTQMGSPGSIFQVGLADDPDGVRVITEPCARLICDLGTSHAAMVLAGGVSGVSSSVHFADQSASFNEGRLTSFPVDDDVQGDLSELLP, encoded by the coding sequence ATGAGTGAGCATGAAAGCGGCGGATCGGGAGGTCGATTCGGGAACTGGCCCAAGCGATTGGGCCCGGATCGTCCAGCAGATGGCGGTGCGGGAAAGGCACCCCCGCGCGGTCCGGGTTGGGGGCAGGGCAGCCGCTTTGGCGCTTCACCGCAACCCGATCCAGCCCTGCCGCCCGAAAAGACTCTGCCTGTCGAGAGCCCGCAGCCGAAACGGCGTCGAAAAAAAGCCGAGCCAAAGCACCCGCGGCACACGGTCCCGGTAATTTCCGCCAAGGTCACGATTCATCGCGACAAACAGGGAACAGCCCATATTCGCGCCAAGCAGGAGCACGATGCCTGGGCGGCTCTGGGGTTCTGTTGTGGCGAGGACCGCCTATGGCAGATGGATGTGCTGCGGCGTATCGCGTGGGGGCGAGCGTCCGAGGTATTCGGCCAGGATTGGCTGCTGCACGACAGCCTGGTGCGGACAGCGGGTGTGGGGCGGCGGGCGACCGCGGCCGCCCAACGCATTCAGGGACTGGCGCATGAGATGTTGGCTGCCTACGCAGGCGGAGTAAATGCGGCCCGGGCAACCGGTCAACCGCCGGAAGCGACGGCCCTCGAGTATGAAGTGGCGCCGTGGACGGTGGCCGACAGTCTCGCTTTGGAGCTCTACTGGGCGTGGTCCTCAAGTTGTCGGGTCTGGCCAGAAAAGCTTCGGGCCGCCTTAGGGCAAGGGGACGAAACCGCTGGAGCTCAGCCGGACCCTCGCGAGGCTCTCTGGGCACGTCTTGACCCCCGTGTTGCATCCTTGGCCGCCGAGCTCCGCGTTGCGGAGTTGCCGGGAAGTTTGGGCTTCGTGACTCCCGCGGGAAAAGCCGCTCAGCTCGCTACACAATTTAATGGTCCACCCGGAGCTCTTGGGCTCCCCTACGCGGCGCATCTGAGGAGTCCGGAGATCGACATCACCGGATTGGTAATTCCGGGGACGCCGATTTTCATTGCGGGCCGCAACAAGACGATCGCATGGAGCGCCTCGGCTGTTGTCACTGATGATGTGGACCTGGTCATGGAGGAGCTCGATGGCATCGGGAATTTCCGCGCGGCAGGCGGGCGCGAGAAGGCCGCCCGTCGACAGGAACTGGTCCGCGTGCGCGGCGGGGACGATCGCCGCATCGAGGTCGTGGAAACCCGACATGGGCCTCTATTGTCAGGGCTCGCCTCGCAATTTCACGGCGCGCCGGAAGATACGCGAATCTCGATTGCCGTGCGTTGGGGACTGAACTCTCTGGGTACCTCCCAATCCGGTTGGTTGGCACTGGCCCGGGCGGCGAACGTTGCACAAGCGAAGGAGGCCTCACGGCTTCTGGGGTCGGGACCGCTGGCGTTCGAGTTGCTCGTGGCGGATCACGAGGGTCAGGAAGCACGCTACCGGGCTGGTCGCGTGCCGATTCGTTCCGCAGCGAATGATTTGCCGGTGCGTGGATGGCACGGAGAGAGCCGTTGGAGTGGCGCCGTTTTCCTGAGCTACGAGGTTGGGGCGGCTGCGGGCAAGGAAGGAAAGTTGTCACGGCTTCGGGAGTCCGAGGCCCCGGCCAACCACCGGTTGCGCCGGATTCTGGCTGGGGAAGAACTCGATGGCCCAGGCGCCGCGCTGGTTCTCAGCGATGTTGCTGACGATCAGGCCGAGACAGTTGCGGCAATGCTGAATCGTCATCTCGACCCGGCGTCGCTTGGGGCCCAATCCCTGTCTGCATGGAACGGAGCGGCGGTGCCCGACAGTGCAGGTGCGGCCTTTTTTTGGGTATTGGTACTCAAATACCTGGCGAAAGCATTATGCAGCGAGAGGGAATTGCAGAAGCTTGGCCGAGCACCGACCGAACTGATGGCCATCCTTGTGGCCGAGGGCCGGGTCGAGAATGCCGAGCCGGCCCTTGTGCGCGACGCGGCGGCGCGGACCGAAGAGTTTCTGCTGGCTTCTTGCGGGTCGGAATGGCGTTGGGAAAGGGTCTGTCAGGTCGATCGGGAGCACATCCTCGGATCGATGGAGCTCTTCTCGTCAGCGGGCCTTCCAGCTCGCACCCAGATGGGGTCCCCGGGATCGATCTTCCAGGTGGGACTGGCCGACGACCCGGATGGAGTCCGGGTGATCACAGAGCCCTGCGCCCGTCTCATCTGCGATTTGGGGACCAGTCACGCCGCGATGGTTCTGGCCGGAGGTGTCTCCGGGGTCTCGAGCTCTGTTCATTTCGCCGACCAATCAGCTTCCTTCAATGAAGGTCGGCTGACCAGCTTTCCCGTTGACGATGACGTACAGGGTGACCTGAGCGAGCTTCTCCCCTAA
- a CDS encoding Mrp/NBP35 family ATP-binding protein — translation MSDHKIDEAEVRALLAGVKPRGAPRDILSLGMVESIRTDGGRVSIVLRLPGGRKEVPPELEKAIGSALSSIEAPLELAVAEAAADAAGDTNGAGLDGVRKIIAVSSAKGGVGKSTIATNLACAFAADGLRVGLLDADVYGPSLPIMMGLDERPRAAGGKNFHPVEKFGVRCISMGFFLDDDSPVIWRGPMVSGLVQQFLGDCVWGELDILVIDLPPGTGDAQLTLAQQVRLDGAVIVTTPQDVAIRDVVRGVAMFRQVQVPMLGVLENMSHFHCESCGHDDPIFGTGGGASVAEAAGTQLLAQIPLEESVRAQGDAGKPVVLGQPDSIAARELLSAANRLRTGLSLTDAPGAP, via the coding sequence ATGAGCGACCACAAGATCGATGAAGCAGAAGTGCGAGCATTGCTCGCAGGAGTCAAGCCTCGCGGCGCGCCACGGGACATTCTCTCGTTGGGAATGGTGGAATCCATCCGCACAGACGGGGGGCGGGTCTCTATCGTGCTGCGCCTGCCCGGTGGCCGAAAGGAAGTCCCGCCCGAACTCGAAAAGGCAATCGGTTCGGCTTTGTCGTCGATCGAGGCGCCTCTGGAGCTTGCGGTGGCAGAGGCCGCCGCGGATGCCGCCGGCGATACGAACGGGGCCGGTCTGGACGGTGTGCGCAAGATTATCGCCGTGAGCTCGGCGAAGGGCGGAGTGGGAAAGTCCACGATCGCGACGAATCTGGCCTGCGCTTTCGCTGCCGACGGGCTTCGTGTGGGCCTGCTGGATGCCGACGTCTATGGACCCAGCTTGCCGATCATGATGGGTCTGGATGAGCGGCCGCGCGCGGCAGGTGGAAAAAATTTCCATCCCGTCGAAAAGTTCGGCGTCCGATGCATTTCGATGGGTTTCTTTCTCGACGACGATTCGCCCGTGATCTGGCGTGGTCCCATGGTTTCGGGGCTTGTGCAGCAATTCCTGGGCGACTGCGTTTGGGGAGAGCTCGATATTCTGGTCATCGATCTACCGCCGGGCACCGGAGATGCACAACTGACGCTGGCGCAGCAGGTTCGCCTGGACGGGGCGGTTATTGTCACGACCCCGCAGGATGTCGCGATTCGCGATGTGGTTCGAGGCGTTGCCATGTTCCGCCAGGTGCAAGTGCCGATGCTTGGTGTTCTTGAAAACATGAGTCACTTTCATTGCGAAAGTTGCGGCCATGACGATCCGATCTTTGGTACCGGTGGTGGGGCCTCTGTCGCGGAGGCCGCGGGAACGCAGCTTCTGGCGCAAATACCTCTGGAGGAGAGCGTGCGTGCTCAAGGCGACGCGGGCAAGCCCGTGGTTCTCGGGCAGCCCGATTCCATCGCCGCACGAGAGCTTCTGAGCGCGGCGAATCGTCTCCGAACCGGCCTGTCCTTGACCGACGCGCCCGGGGCCCCGTGA
- a CDS encoding nodulation protein NfeD: protein MERRGIKWHFVLTALCALVLFGPEIGASWSWAGEVRVLTIDGPIQPASEEYLRTGINDAAEADSVAVLVILDTPGGLLQSTREMVKTLLAAPLPVIFYVAPGGAGAASAGVFLVMAANVAAMAPGTSIGASTPVSAAGGEEIEGAMGAKILNSTAAFAKSIAEQRGRNIEWAEQAVREAVSATDTEALELGVIDLIASDTQDLLAQLDGRIVEVDGQEQILNLRSATMVQIEPTFRQQVVGFLADPTIAYFLLLAGILGLYLELSNPGGMVPGVIGAIFLFVAAASFQILPLNMSGLALMVLGIGLLVAELFVPSFGILGLGGFVSFVLGSLYLFEAPGGGLVVDRGVIAGAAVAVATVMLVMATLVVGTFGKKPVTGASSLIGRTCAVRDGGESSGHVMLNGEIWAANWSGVMEVGDLVEVTKVEGLSVTVSRADLEKERG from the coding sequence ATGGAACGTCGAGGTATCAAATGGCATTTCGTGCTGACGGCCCTTTGCGCCCTGGTCCTGTTCGGCCCGGAGATTGGCGCCTCCTGGTCGTGGGCCGGTGAGGTGCGCGTGCTCACGATCGACGGGCCCATTCAGCCCGCGAGCGAAGAGTATTTGCGCACGGGGATCAACGACGCGGCAGAGGCCGATTCGGTCGCGGTTCTGGTGATTCTCGACACGCCGGGAGGACTCCTCCAGTCGACACGAGAAATGGTCAAGACGCTTCTGGCAGCCCCGCTGCCTGTGATTTTTTACGTGGCCCCCGGTGGTGCTGGGGCCGCCTCGGCCGGTGTATTTCTGGTGATGGCTGCGAACGTGGCCGCGATGGCGCCGGGGACCAGTATTGGGGCGAGTACCCCTGTGAGCGCGGCCGGGGGCGAGGAGATCGAGGGGGCCATGGGCGCCAAGATTCTCAACTCGACAGCGGCTTTTGCGAAATCGATCGCCGAGCAACGGGGTCGCAATATCGAATGGGCCGAGCAGGCTGTCCGCGAAGCCGTGTCCGCGACGGATACGGAAGCCCTTGAACTCGGCGTCATTGATCTCATCGCCAGCGACACGCAGGACCTGCTGGCCCAGTTGGACGGGCGAATCGTCGAGGTCGACGGGCAGGAGCAAATCCTGAACCTGCGGTCGGCGACAATGGTTCAGATCGAGCCCACCTTCCGCCAGCAGGTGGTAGGCTTTCTGGCCGACCCGACCATCGCCTACTTTCTCCTCCTGGCCGGAATTCTCGGTCTCTATCTGGAGCTGAGCAATCCGGGCGGGATGGTGCCCGGAGTGATTGGTGCAATTTTCCTGTTTGTCGCGGCGGCTTCCTTCCAGATTCTGCCCCTGAACATGAGCGGCCTCGCTCTGATGGTTCTCGGGATAGGCCTCCTGGTAGCGGAACTCTTTGTGCCGAGCTTCGGGATTCTCGGCTTGGGAGGCTTTGTGTCCTTCGTGCTCGGATCCTTGTACCTGTTCGAGGCCCCCGGCGGGGGTTTGGTCGTGGATCGCGGGGTGATCGCCGGCGCGGCCGTTGCGGTTGCCACGGTGATGCTGGTGATGGCCACTCTGGTTGTGGGAACCTTCGGCAAAAAGCCGGTGACCGGGGCTTCGAGCCTGATCGGAAGGACGTGCGCGGTCCGGGACGGCGGGGAGTCCTCAGGCCACGTCATGCTGAATGGCGAGATCTGGGCGGCCAACTGGTCAGGTGTTATGGAAGTCGGTGATCTCGTGGAGGTCACGAAAGTTGAAGGGTTGTCGGTGACGGTGAGCCGTGCCGATCTTGAAAAGGAGCGGGGATGA
- the grxD gene encoding Grx4 family monothiol glutaredoxin has protein sequence MSAVDTRIQETIDANKIVIFMKGSPSFPMCGFSAATIEVFNALDVPYETVDVLQDPEIREGIKLFSRWPTIPQVYVSGKFLGGCDIVREMHAGGELAPVITKALA, from the coding sequence ATGTCAGCAGTCGACACCAGGATTCAGGAAACCATTGATGCCAACAAGATTGTCATCTTCATGAAGGGTTCGCCCTCCTTTCCCATGTGCGGTTTCTCCGCCGCCACGATCGAGGTGTTCAATGCCCTCGATGTGCCCTACGAGACGGTAGACGTCTTGCAGGATCCTGAGATCCGGGAAGGAATCAAACTCTTCTCACGCTGGCCGACGATTCCTCAGGTCTATGTCTCGGGTAAATTCCTCGGCGGCTGCGATATCGTTCGCGAAATGCACGCCGGCGGCGAGCTCGCCCCGGTGATCACCAAGGCCCTCGCCTGA
- the coaBC gene encoding bifunctional phosphopantothenoylcysteine decarboxylase/phosphopantothenate--cysteine ligase CoaBC: MLNGSTVILAVGGGIAAYKAPELVRRLRDEGARVRVLLTRNAQQFVSRLTLQTLSGEPVATDLFDLTQESEIGHIDLADSADAILVAPATANVIGKLANGIADDLLTTVLLATRAPVVLAPAMNVHMYENEVVQANLENLRRRNCKVIPPDNGALACGYEGPGRQPDPPVLLEALAGALGRRDLEAESVLITAGPTREPLDPVRYLSNRSSGKMGYALARAALRRGAHVSLVAGPTGLETPAGVEFHRVETAAEMAARVEALCETATIVIAAAAVADYAPSDIAAQKAAKAAGGLSLELVGTQDIVADVVPRRASLYVVGFAAETQDVLARAAKKRERKKLDMIVANDVARAGAGFDVDTNIVTILDRAGSLELPMLSKDEVADRILNRIRENQSSRD, encoded by the coding sequence ATGCTGAACGGGAGTACGGTCATACTGGCAGTTGGCGGCGGAATTGCCGCCTACAAAGCCCCCGAATTGGTTCGTCGCCTGCGTGACGAGGGTGCTCGGGTTCGAGTTCTTCTGACCCGGAATGCACAGCAATTCGTGAGCCGCCTGACCTTGCAAACCCTTTCGGGGGAACCGGTTGCCACGGACCTTTTCGACCTGACGCAGGAGTCCGAAATCGGACATATCGATCTGGCGGATTCCGCGGATGCGATTCTGGTGGCTCCCGCCACCGCAAACGTGATCGGTAAACTCGCCAACGGGATTGCTGACGATTTGCTGACAACGGTCCTTCTGGCCACCCGAGCACCAGTTGTACTGGCGCCGGCCATGAATGTTCATATGTACGAAAACGAGGTTGTGCAGGCCAACCTTGAAAACCTTCGACGTCGAAATTGTAAGGTAATCCCCCCGGATAATGGTGCACTCGCCTGTGGATACGAAGGGCCGGGACGGCAACCGGATCCACCCGTGCTGCTCGAAGCATTGGCGGGTGCTCTTGGCCGCAGGGATCTGGAGGCGGAATCCGTCTTGATCACGGCAGGCCCGACTCGAGAGCCTCTGGATCCCGTTCGCTACCTGTCCAATCGTTCCTCGGGTAAAATGGGCTACGCGCTGGCACGGGCGGCGCTTCGTCGCGGCGCTCACGTTTCGCTCGTCGCAGGCCCGACCGGGCTCGAAACGCCCGCGGGAGTGGAGTTTCATCGAGTCGAGACCGCCGCCGAAATGGCCGCTCGGGTGGAGGCGTTGTGCGAGACGGCAACGATCGTCATCGCAGCTGCGGCTGTCGCCGACTACGCGCCCTCCGATATAGCAGCTCAGAAAGCAGCGAAGGCGGCCGGGGGGCTATCCCTCGAGCTTGTGGGGACGCAAGATATCGTCGCCGACGTGGTTCCCCGACGCGCGAGTTTATATGTGGTCGGTTTCGCCGCGGAGACACAGGACGTTCTGGCTCGAGCCGCGAAGAAACGAGAGCGCAAGAAGCTCGATATGATCGTTGCGAATGACGTGGCCCGAGCTGGCGCTGGTTTCGACGTGGACACAAATATTGTCACAATTCTGGATCGGGCGGGTTCCCTCGAACTGCCGATGCTTTCGAAAGATGAGGTCGCGGATCGAATCCTGAACCGAATCCGCGAAAACCAATCTTCCCGAGATTGA
- a CDS encoding BolA family transcriptional regulator, which translates to MSPLEIQERIEASIVGAQAQVRDYTGTGDHFEVSVVATAFEGKTPVERHQMVYEALGADVDGRTIHALSLSTKTPEQAGQSH; encoded by the coding sequence ATGAGTCCCCTAGAAATACAGGAACGGATCGAAGCCTCCATCGTGGGCGCGCAAGCGCAGGTGCGAGATTACACCGGTACAGGGGACCATTTCGAGGTCAGCGTCGTCGCGACGGCGTTTGAGGGCAAAACCCCTGTCGAACGTCACCAGATGGTCTACGAGGCTCTGGGTGCCGACGTGGATGGGCGAACGATCCACGCCCTTTCTCTCTCAACCAAAACTCCAGAGCAAGCGGGCCAGTCGCACTGA
- a CDS encoding uracil-DNA glycosylase, whose protein sequence is MMQDNVNELARDLLTHVRSLRDAGILSVARSKSSFDGDFSDPSRGDGNADGAVTAPARISASARTREDSAAQLSAIERELVGCELCRLSRGRQQIVFGTGNPDARILFVGEGPGKDEDESGKPFVGPAGQLLTDIIEKGMKIPRDEVYICNVVKCRPPGNRNPEEDEVASCRPFLQQQMQAVAPEVVIALGKFAAQTILGTTVPITRLRGNWQDYDGIPVMPTFHPAHLLRNPALKRDVWTDIQQVMRHLGMPGV, encoded by the coding sequence GTGATGCAGGACAACGTCAACGAGCTGGCCAGAGACCTTTTGACGCATGTTCGCAGCTTGCGTGACGCCGGAATTCTATCCGTGGCACGGAGCAAATCGAGTTTCGATGGTGATTTCTCCGATCCGTCTCGGGGGGACGGCAATGCGGACGGGGCCGTAACAGCGCCGGCTCGCATATCTGCCTCTGCGCGAACTCGGGAGGATTCTGCAGCGCAACTTTCGGCGATCGAGCGTGAGCTCGTCGGGTGCGAGCTCTGCCGGCTTTCCCGCGGTCGCCAACAAATCGTCTTCGGGACGGGAAATCCGGACGCTCGGATTCTTTTCGTAGGCGAGGGACCCGGCAAGGACGAAGACGAGTCCGGCAAACCCTTTGTCGGCCCGGCGGGTCAATTGCTGACGGATATCATCGAAAAAGGAATGAAGATCCCGCGGGACGAGGTCTATATCTGCAACGTGGTGAAATGCCGACCGCCCGGCAACCGCAACCCGGAGGAGGACGAAGTCGCGAGTTGCCGTCCTTTCCTCCAGCAACAGATGCAGGCGGTTGCCCCCGAGGTGGTCATCGCACTCGGCAAGTTCGCGGCGCAGACAATTCTGGGGACGACCGTGCCGATCACCAGACTTCGAGGGAACTGGCAGGATTATGATGGGATTCCCGTGATGCCCACCTTTCATCCCGCCCACCTTCTCCGTAATCCCGCCCTCAAGCGAGATGTGTGGACGGATATTCAGCAGGTGATGCGTCACCTGGGGATGCCGGGGGTTTGA
- a CDS encoding lysylphosphatidylglycerol synthase transmembrane domain-containing protein, translated as MKASLQFAFSVAVSAAAVWYSVQGVNFDQFVSDFGAAKVAWLAPMVAAAVLAMILRAWRWRVILETLAPLEKTPVLHATNIGFMGNMVLPLRAGEVLKPLVVARAGEVGAPAALASVAVERICDLLMLAVLAVVTVGLVPGDNFLRSQLPALSGAVAGMIVILAFVVVYREPVQKLVDWISEYLPKFLGEALRDASRGGLRVLSGLTQPASFLAVMAISTGVWLAAAGGFVFGALALDIEAPYFALGIATSVIVAVAVSVPSAPGFIGVFWAGSEIALGLFGVDRSLAFSFGVLNWLVQMVVICSMGAWSLGVLQISLKDLRGKDSDSAAGKLN; from the coding sequence GTGAAGGCATCCCTGCAATTTGCTTTCTCGGTTGCCGTGTCGGCCGCGGCGGTTTGGTACAGCGTGCAGGGTGTAAACTTCGATCAATTTGTCTCGGATTTCGGTGCAGCAAAGGTCGCTTGGCTGGCGCCGATGGTCGCTGCGGCGGTGCTGGCCATGATTCTGAGGGCGTGGCGTTGGCGGGTGATCCTCGAGACGCTCGCCCCGCTTGAGAAGACTCCGGTTCTGCACGCGACAAATATCGGTTTTATGGGGAATATGGTGCTTCCCCTTCGGGCCGGCGAGGTCCTGAAACCTCTGGTCGTGGCACGCGCCGGCGAGGTCGGGGCTCCGGCGGCTCTGGCGTCCGTCGCTGTGGAGCGCATCTGCGACCTGCTGATGCTGGCGGTGTTGGCCGTCGTGACGGTCGGCTTGGTGCCAGGCGACAACTTCTTGCGTTCCCAGCTGCCCGCACTCTCGGGGGCAGTTGCCGGCATGATCGTGATCCTGGCCTTTGTGGTTGTCTACCGCGAACCCGTCCAGAAGTTGGTAGATTGGATCAGCGAATATTTGCCGAAGTTCCTCGGTGAAGCCTTGCGGGATGCAAGTCGCGGCGGTCTGCGGGTTCTGTCGGGGCTGACTCAGCCAGCCTCGTTTCTTGCGGTCATGGCCATCAGCACCGGGGTTTGGCTTGCGGCAGCAGGTGGTTTCGTTTTCGGCGCTCTTGCTTTGGATATTGAGGCACCGTATTTCGCGCTGGGGATTGCCACATCCGTAATCGTCGCGGTTGCTGTTTCCGTTCCTTCAGCGCCTGGCTTCATCGGTGTGTTCTGGGCTGGTTCGGAGATTGCGCTTGGTCTCTTCGGGGTGGATCGCTCTCTGGCCTTCAGCTTCGGCGTTCTCAATTGGTTGGTGCAAATGGTTGTGATTTGCTCGATGGGCGCCTGGTCGCTCGGGGTCCTGCAAATATCGCTGAAGGATTTACGTGGTAAGGACTCGGATTCAGCCGCAGGGAAGCTCAACTGA